A genomic segment from Bacteroidota bacterium encodes:
- a CDS encoding response regulator, translating into MIPLVLCVDDDSITLMLCNMIMQKASFSKKTITATNGKDALSYFYEQRKLPVAEQSLPSLILLDLNMPVMDGWEFLELFNNDFADFHKSVKVVILSSSVNPEDKQRAHSYPLIIDFIPKPLSAVSLEKIKQLDEIKSFFQSAGV; encoded by the coding sequence ATGATTCCTTTAGTATTATGTGTAGATGATGATTCCATAACATTGATGTTATGCAATATGATTATGCAAAAGGCTTCGTTTAGCAAAAAAACAATTACCGCCACCAATGGCAAAGATGCCTTAAGTTATTTTTACGAACAAAGGAAACTGCCTGTTGCAGAGCAAAGCCTACCCTCGTTAATATTGCTTGATTTGAATATGCCCGTTATGGACGGGTGGGAGTTTTTAGAATTGTTTAATAATGATTTTGCTGATTTTCATAAAAGCGTTAAAGTAGTTATTTTGTCATCGAGCGTAAATCCGGAGGATAAACAACGAGCACATTCTTACCCTTTAATTATTGATTTTATTCCCAAGCCTTTAAGTGCAGTAAGTTTAGAAAAAATTAAACAGTTAGATGAAATAAAATCGTTTTTTCAAAGTGCCGGAGTATAA
- a CDS encoding DUF3820 family protein, giving the protein MPYGKYKDVTICNIPVYYLEWMQRQGFPKGKLGVQLETMYEIKLNGLEHLLTPLKNI; this is encoded by the coding sequence ATGCCCTATGGTAAATACAAAGATGTAACCATTTGTAATATACCTGTCTACTATTTGGAGTGGATGCAAAGGCAAGGTTTCCCAAAAGGAAAGCTAGGTGTACAGTTAGAAACCATGTACGAAATTAAACTAAATGGCCTCGAACATTTATTAACCCCCTTGAAGAATATTTAA
- a CDS encoding pseudouridine synthase, with amino-acid sequence MESHKHFIIHKPFGYLSQFVVDIKKKKLLGELYPFPDGIMAIGRLDEDSEGLLLLTTDGAVSEYIRSRKVEKEYYAQVDGLVTDEAIEQMQKGVEIGIRNVKYITQPCKVFRLADKPGFAERTKKIRDERHGPTCWISITLTEGKYRQVRKMTAAVGFPTLRLFRVRIGNTVLGTMEPGEVTEVSQFKI; translated from the coding sequence ATGGAAAGCCATAAACATTTTATTATACATAAGCCATTTGGTTACCTAAGTCAGTTTGTTGTTGATATAAAAAAGAAAAAGCTTTTAGGAGAGTTATATCCATTTCCTGATGGTATAATGGCCATAGGTCGCTTAGATGAGGATAGTGAAGGACTTTTACTGTTAACTACAGATGGTGCCGTAAGCGAATACATACGCAGCCGCAAAGTAGAAAAAGAATACTACGCACAGGTAGATGGCTTAGTAACAGATGAAGCCATTGAGCAAATGCAAAAAGGCGTTGAAATTGGGATTAGAAATGTAAAATATATTACCCAGCCATGTAAAGTATTCCGTTTAGCAGATAAGCCAGGTTTTGCAGAACGAACAAAAAAAATAAGAGATGAAAGGCATGGCCCAACTTGCTGGATTTCCATTACACTTACCGAAGGCAAATACCGTCAGGTTAGAAAAATGACCGCAGCCGTTGGTTTTCCAACATTGCGACTTTTTAGGGTAAGGATTGGAAATACCGTATTAGGTACAATGGAACCCGGAGAAGTAACAGAAGTGAGCCAATTTAAAATTTAA